The Mercenaria mercenaria strain notata unplaced genomic scaffold, MADL_Memer_1 contig_4336, whole genome shotgun sequence genome has a window encoding:
- the LOC128553799 gene encoding uncharacterized protein LOC128553799: MNFTAFSLTPDPIKLGSDAQVSFTAQVKEDIGTTNTLQIDVDAKLDTQGTTIDVCDYLTCHFPDFCSILKQYKSKCPGVIKKLVPQCQCPLKKNEYTVTKATIPLPSVPITVNGLVRTTVDVKESGKQMGCIEVEICIGSC; encoded by the exons ATGAATTTTACTGCGTTCTCACTGACTCCTGACCCGATTAAATTGGGGTCCGATGCCCAAGTATCATTCACAGCACAGGTGAAGGAGGACATTGGAACCACCAACACACTTCAG ATTGATGTTGACGCCAAACTGGATACACAAGGAACCACGATCGATGTATGCGACTATCTCACTTGTCACTTCCCGGACTTTTGCAGCATATTGAAACAGTACAAAAGTAAATGTCCCGGTGTAATCAAGAAGCTTGTTCCACAATGCCAGTGCCCTTTGAAGAAG AACGAATATACCGTTACCAAAGCAACAATACCACTTCCTTCTGTACCAATAACTGTAAATGGATTAGTCCGTACTACGGTGGATGTAAAAGAATCCGGCAAGCAGATGGGGTGCATAGAAGTGGAAATTTGTATTGG